Proteins encoded together in one Yersinia mollaretii ATCC 43969 window:
- the menF gene encoding isochorismate synthase MenF, with protein sequence MKQLSGLLGELRQKLRAGFPDQAGIRQIILPASGQVGSQLLEWLAAQCHFPQFYWHHREGHEEAAVCGQTRQFNDVQSADAFIQQHELIKQNSDASGLRIWGLNAFEPVSLVVPSADTDACAVQQTQTSFLFLPRIEILRRGHQTYVTLNLASDFSLQQDALLAIAFIDQLVAAKPLPVLDVQVQNASHMPEYPQWCHLIQQALGNIEQQTMEKVVLARSTRLTLDKPLSCSAFMAASRQVNHHCFHFMLRFDALRAFLGSSPERLYLRQKRHLETEALAGTTSNDDDHQQARVLADWLMQDEKNLRENLLVVDDICQRLQGGVAAVDVMPPEIIRLRKVQHLRRRIHAQLNRASDTECLQRLQPTAAVAGLPRNIARQFIAENEPFPRGWYAGSAGYLSLQQSEFSVTLRSAWVEDKWVNLYAGAGIVAGSDPELEWQEINHKSAGLRTLLDSHPQAHNQ encoded by the coding sequence GTGAAACAACTTTCTGGTTTGTTGGGCGAATTACGGCAAAAGTTACGTGCCGGTTTCCCTGACCAGGCAGGTATTCGGCAAATTATCTTGCCCGCATCGGGTCAGGTGGGGAGTCAATTGCTGGAGTGGCTGGCTGCACAATGCCATTTTCCTCAATTTTATTGGCATCACCGTGAAGGCCATGAAGAGGCCGCCGTCTGTGGTCAAACCCGCCAATTTAACGATGTGCAATCGGCGGATGCCTTTATCCAGCAGCATGAGCTGATAAAGCAAAATAGTGATGCCAGTGGGCTACGGATTTGGGGGCTAAATGCCTTCGAGCCGGTGAGCTTGGTTGTCCCCTCCGCTGACACCGACGCTTGCGCCGTGCAACAGACGCAGACCAGTTTTCTGTTTCTCCCCCGCATTGAGATTTTGCGCCGTGGTCATCAAACCTACGTGACCCTCAATCTGGCGAGTGATTTCTCCCTACAGCAAGATGCGTTGCTGGCTATCGCCTTTATTGACCAACTGGTCGCCGCCAAGCCACTCCCTGTTCTTGATGTTCAGGTCCAAAATGCCAGCCATATGCCGGAATATCCGCAATGGTGCCATCTGATTCAGCAGGCACTGGGCAACATTGAACAGCAGACCATGGAAAAGGTGGTTCTGGCGCGTTCGACCCGCTTAACACTCGATAAACCCTTGTCTTGTAGCGCCTTTATGGCGGCCAGCCGTCAGGTCAACCACCACTGTTTCCACTTTATGCTGCGCTTTGATGCCTTGCGGGCCTTTTTAGGCTCCAGCCCTGAGCGTCTCTATTTGCGCCAGAAACGGCACTTGGAAACAGAAGCTTTAGCGGGCACGACCTCTAATGATGATGACCATCAGCAAGCCCGCGTGCTGGCTGATTGGTTGATGCAGGATGAAAAAAATCTGCGCGAGAATTTGCTAGTAGTGGATGACATTTGCCAGCGCCTACAAGGCGGTGTCGCGGCGGTGGATGTCATGCCGCCCGAAATCATTCGCTTGCGTAAAGTGCAGCATCTGCGCCGCCGCATTCACGCCCAGCTCAATCGTGCCAGTGACACCGAGTGCCTGCAACGGCTGCAACCCACGGCGGCGGTAGCGGGTTTACCGCGCAATATCGCCCGCCAGTTTATTGCCGAAAATGAGCCTTTTCCCCGTGGCTGGTATGCGGGTTCTGCGGGCTACCTTTCACTGCAACAGTCGGAATTCAGTGTCACGCTGCGCTCGGCATGGGTAGAGGATAAATGGGTCAATCTGTATGCCGGAGCCGGTATCGTGGCCGGATCGGACCCTGAGCTGGAGTGGCAAGAAATTAACCATAAATCAGCGGGATTACGCACCTTGCTGGACTCTCACCCACAAGCGCATAATCAGTAA
- the menD gene encoding 2-succinyl-5-enolpyruvyl-6-hydroxy-3-cyclohexene-1-carboxylic-acid synthase, producing MSISVFNRRWAALLLEALTRHSVRHICIAPGSRSTPLTLAAAANPSLVCHTHFDERGLGHLALGLAKASSEPVAVIVTSGTAAANLYPALIEAGLTGERLIFLTADRPPELIDCGANQAIRQQGLFASHPTVSINLPRPTPDIPARWLVATLDSAMAQLDHGGLHINCPFAEPLYGGDEECYADWSASLGDWWQDSHPWLRQSGYQPPMPQPDWFFWRQKRGVVIAGRMTAEEGAQLAQWAELLGWPLIGDVLSQTGQPLPCADLWLGRPEAQQVLSQAQVVVQLGSSLTGKRLLQWQAECQPQEYWLVDNLPGRLDPANHRGRRIISSVNAWLEQHPAQRRAPWAAELIEWSQKAQFHVAETLNDQFSEAAVAHQLAALLPDNGQLFVGNSLIVRLIDALGQLPVGYPVYSNRGASGIDGLLSTAAGVQRATAKPTLAIVGDLSALYDLNALALLRQSSAPMVLLVVNNNGGQIFSLLPTPEADRQRFYCMPQNVNFEHAAAMFNLNYARPESWLALQQRVEQCWLQGGVTLIEIAVPPSQGAETLQQLVQQVGQL from the coding sequence ATGTCGATAAGTGTTTTTAACCGTCGTTGGGCGGCATTGCTACTCGAGGCGTTAACGCGCCACAGTGTGCGTCATATCTGTATTGCGCCCGGCTCCCGCTCGACACCGTTAACCTTAGCGGCGGCGGCGAATCCGTCGCTGGTTTGCCATACTCACTTTGATGAGCGCGGTCTGGGCCATTTGGCGCTCGGATTAGCGAAAGCCTCCAGTGAACCCGTGGCGGTGATTGTGACCTCCGGCACGGCCGCCGCCAATCTCTATCCGGCCCTGATCGAAGCGGGGCTGACCGGCGAGCGGCTGATCTTCCTGACCGCTGATCGCCCGCCGGAGCTGATCGACTGCGGAGCCAATCAGGCTATCCGCCAGCAAGGGCTGTTTGCCAGCCACCCCACCGTCAGCATCAATCTGCCTCGGCCCACGCCGGATATTCCTGCCCGTTGGCTGGTGGCGACCCTCGATAGCGCGATGGCGCAATTAGATCATGGTGGCTTGCACATTAACTGCCCCTTTGCCGAACCGCTCTATGGCGGCGATGAAGAGTGCTATGCCGACTGGTCTGCCTCCTTGGGCGACTGGTGGCAAGACAGTCACCCGTGGCTACGCCAATCAGGTTATCAACCACCGATGCCGCAGCCGGATTGGTTTTTCTGGCGGCAAAAACGCGGGGTGGTGATCGCCGGGCGCATGACGGCAGAAGAGGGGGCACAACTGGCGCAATGGGCAGAACTGCTGGGCTGGCCACTGATTGGCGATGTGTTATCGCAAACCGGGCAACCGCTGCCTTGCGCTGATTTATGGCTGGGGCGTCCAGAGGCACAGCAGGTGCTGAGTCAGGCACAGGTGGTGGTGCAATTGGGCAGCAGCCTCACGGGCAAACGGCTGTTGCAGTGGCAGGCAGAGTGCCAGCCACAAGAGTATTGGCTGGTGGATAACTTACCGGGCCGCCTTGATCCGGCCAATCACCGTGGCCGCAGAATAATATCATCGGTGAATGCGTGGTTGGAGCAGCACCCCGCGCAGCGCCGTGCTCCTTGGGCCGCTGAACTCATTGAGTGGTCGCAAAAAGCACAATTTCATGTGGCTGAAACCCTCAACGACCAGTTCAGCGAAGCCGCAGTGGCGCACCAATTGGCGGCACTGTTGCCCGATAACGGCCAGCTCTTTGTCGGCAACAGTTTGATTGTTCGCCTAATTGATGCTCTGGGCCAACTGCCCGTGGGGTATCCGGTTTACAGCAACCGTGGTGCCAGCGGCATTGATGGCCTGTTATCGACGGCGGCGGGGGTTCAACGCGCCACCGCCAAACCGACGTTGGCGATTGTCGGTGATCTCTCCGCCCTGTATGACCTGAATGCACTGGCGTTATTGCGCCAAAGCTCAGCTCCGATGGTGCTGCTGGTGGTGAACAACAATGGCGGGCAGATCTTCTCTCTGCTGCCGACACCCGAAGCCGATCGTCAGCGCTTCTACTGTATGCCGCAAAATGTCAATTTTGAACATGCCGCCGCCATGTTCAACCTAAACTATGCTCGCCCTGAGAGCTGGCTCGCGCTACAGCAGCGGGTCGAGCAGTGCTGGTTACAAGGTGGCGTGACACTGATCGAGATAGCAGTGCCGCCCAGTCAGGGGGCCGAAACACTGCAACAGTTGGTACAACAGGTGGGCCAATTATGA
- the menH gene encoding 2-succinyl-6-hydroxy-2,4-cyclohexadiene-1-carboxylate synthase — protein sequence MMTLACRKLVANPQSSAQPPAGPWLVWLHGLLGSGEDWLPVAELCGDYPSLLVDLPGHGKSAHLTTLGFADVSRQLAQTLQANGIREYWLAGYSLGGRIAMYHACHGRHPGLQGLLIEGGNLGLESDELRRQRLQNDQQWAQRFRLEPLPQVLADWYQQAVFADLDAPQREQLVSLRADNIGSAVADMLEATSLGHQPWLLPALQRLRVPYTYLCGERDHKFQQLAKQHQLPLRTLARAGHNAHRANPGAFAAQVLSFLSQSTFSPPSR from the coding sequence ATTATGACGCTGGCGTGTCGTAAACTCGTCGCCAATCCCCAATCTTCCGCGCAGCCACCAGCGGGGCCGTGGCTGGTGTGGTTGCATGGCCTGCTGGGAAGTGGCGAGGATTGGCTGCCGGTGGCCGAATTGTGTGGTGACTACCCCTCGCTGCTGGTTGACCTACCGGGTCACGGTAAATCTGCCCACCTGACTACCCTCGGTTTTGCTGATGTCAGCCGCCAGTTAGCACAAACATTGCAGGCTAACGGCATTCGCGAATATTGGCTGGCAGGCTACTCTTTAGGCGGCAGAATTGCGATGTATCACGCCTGTCATGGTCGCCATCCTGGCTTGCAGGGATTACTGATCGAAGGGGGGAACCTCGGCTTGGAGAGTGATGAGTTACGCCGTCAGCGTCTACAAAATGACCAGCAATGGGCGCAGCGTTTTCGCCTCGAACCGCTGCCACAAGTGCTGGCCGACTGGTATCAACAAGCCGTATTTGCTGACTTGGATGCCCCCCAACGCGAGCAGTTAGTCTCATTGCGTGCCGACAATATCGGCTCCGCCGTGGCGGATATGCTCGAAGCAACCTCATTGGGGCATCAGCCATGGCTCTTGCCCGCCTTGCAGCGGCTCCGCGTTCCTTACACCTATCTGTGCGGCGAGCGCGATCATAAATTCCAGCAACTGGCGAAACAGCATCAGTTGCCGCTACGCACACTGGCCCGTGCCGGACACAATGCTCACCGTGCTAACCCCGGTGCATTTGCCGCGCAAGTGCTTTCATTTCTATCTCAGTCCACATTTTCACCACCCTCCCGTTAA
- the menB gene encoding 1,4-dihydroxy-2-naphthoyl-CoA synthase, which yields MLYPSEEQLYAAIDWQDCSAGFEDIRYHKSSDGIAKITINRPHVRNAFRPLTVKEMIQALADARYDDNIGVIILTGEGDKAFCSGGDQKVRGDYGGYQDATGTHHLNVLDFQRQIRTCPKPIVAMVAGYSIGGGHVLHMMCDLTVAADNAIFGQTGPKVGSFDGGWGAAYMARIVGQKKAREIWFLCRQYDAKQALDMGLVNTVVPIADLEKETVRWCREMLENSPMALRCLKAALNADCDGQAGLQELAGNATMLFYMTEEGQEGRNAFNEKRQPDFSKFKRNP from the coding sequence ATGCTTTATCCGAGCGAAGAACAACTGTACGCCGCCATTGATTGGCAAGATTGCTCCGCCGGGTTTGAAGATATTCGCTATCACAAATCCAGCGATGGTATCGCCAAGATCACCATTAACCGCCCTCATGTGCGTAACGCATTCCGCCCGCTGACGGTGAAAGAGATGATTCAGGCGCTGGCTGATGCTCGCTATGATGACAATATCGGCGTGATCATTTTGACCGGCGAGGGCGACAAAGCATTCTGTTCCGGCGGCGATCAGAAAGTCCGTGGCGACTACGGCGGCTATCAGGATGCTACCGGGACTCACCATCTGAATGTGCTGGATTTCCAGCGCCAAATCCGTACTTGCCCGAAACCGATTGTCGCCATGGTGGCGGGCTATTCCATTGGTGGCGGTCATGTATTGCACATGATGTGCGACCTGACTGTCGCGGCAGATAATGCCATCTTCGGCCAAACTGGGCCAAAAGTGGGTTCCTTCGACGGCGGCTGGGGTGCAGCTTATATGGCGCGCATTGTCGGCCAGAAAAAAGCGCGCGAAATCTGGTTCTTGTGCCGCCAGTATGATGCCAAACAAGCGCTGGATATGGGGCTGGTCAACACCGTGGTGCCGATCGCTGATCTGGAAAAAGAGACCGTGCGCTGGTGCCGTGAAATGCTGGAAAACAGCCCAATGGCACTGCGCTGCCTGAAAGCGGCACTGAATGCGGATTGCGATGGTCAAGCGGGCCTGCAAGAGCTGGCGGGTAACGCCACCATGCTGTTCTATATGACCGAAGAGGGTCAGGAGGGGCGCAATGCATTCAATGAAAAACGCCAGCCGGACTTCAGCAAATTCAAGCGTAATCCGTAA
- the menC gene encoding o-succinylbenzoate synthase — MRAATLYRYSIPMDAGVILRHQRLKNRDGLLVKLQQGEQSGWGEIAPLPEFSQETLAEAQTAATSWLQSWVKGESADLGALPSVAFGLSCALAELDHSLPLAADYRKAPLCTGDPDELFAVLQALPGEKVAKVKVGLYEAVRDGMIVNVLLEALPDLTLRLDANRSWTRAKADGFAKYVNPELRSRIAFLEEPCKTRAESREFARDTGIAIAWDESVREADFQVEAEPGVAAIVIKPMLVGSIARCQQLVQQAHHAGLVAVISSSIESSLGLTQLARLAHWLTPSTVPGLDTLDLMQAQLLRPWPESTLPLVTADQLDVLWRS; from the coding sequence ATGCGCGCGGCCACACTGTATCGCTACAGCATACCGATGGACGCGGGGGTCATCCTGCGCCATCAGCGGCTGAAAAATCGCGACGGATTGTTGGTGAAGTTGCAGCAGGGCGAGCAATCCGGCTGGGGGGAGATTGCCCCCTTACCGGAGTTCAGTCAGGAAACTTTGGCTGAAGCACAAACGGCGGCGACGAGCTGGCTGCAAAGTTGGGTGAAGGGCGAATCAGCGGATCTCGGTGCGCTGCCTTCCGTGGCTTTCGGCCTGAGCTGCGCACTGGCGGAGCTTGATCACAGCTTGCCGCTGGCGGCGGATTACCGCAAAGCCCCACTCTGTACTGGTGATCCCGATGAGCTGTTCGCGGTGCTACAGGCGCTGCCGGGTGAGAAAGTCGCTAAGGTAAAAGTGGGGCTGTATGAGGCGGTGCGCGACGGTATGATCGTCAATGTGCTGTTGGAGGCCTTGCCCGATTTGACACTGCGGCTGGATGCGAATCGCAGTTGGACGCGCGCCAAAGCGGATGGTTTCGCCAAATATGTCAATCCTGAGCTGCGCTCACGCATTGCGTTTCTGGAAGAGCCGTGCAAAACCCGTGCGGAGTCCCGCGAATTTGCTCGCGACACGGGGATCGCTATTGCGTGGGATGAGAGTGTGCGCGAAGCTGATTTTCAGGTTGAAGCTGAGCCGGGTGTCGCCGCGATTGTGATCAAGCCGATGCTGGTGGGGAGTATTGCCCGCTGCCAGCAGTTGGTGCAACAAGCGCATCACGCGGGTTTGGTCGCGGTGATCAGCTCCAGTATCGAGTCGAGTCTGGGCCTGACCCAACTGGCGCGTTTAGCTCATTGGCTGACGCCATCAACCGTGCCGGGGCTGGATACACTGGATTTGATGCAGGCACAGCTATTGCGCCCATGGCCGGAGAGCACTTTGCCGCTAGTGACAGCGGATCAACTGGATGTGCTATGGCGCAGCTGA
- the menE gene encoding o-succinylbenzoate--CoA ligase: protein MAQLNDWLGQHSSPWRHWANLQPHAIAIRAGSQPISWQQLVADIDDLASGFQQQGVTPGSGVVLRGKNSYSLLLAYLAALQCAARVLPLNPQLPDALLAQLLPQLNIDFMLNLAAPLPPHCAFPPLALSRDNPTALTSTWDNQRLATLTLTSGSSGLPKAAVHTVAAHLASADGVLQLMSFGATDSWLLSLPLFHVSGQGIVWRWLSVGATLAVQEGVPLAEALTGCSHASLVPTQLWRLLASEGARLTLKEVLLGGAMIPTELTEKAEARGIRCWCGYGLTEAASTVCAKRADDLPGVGVALARREVKLVESEVWVKADCLAAGYWQQGQLRPICDDDGWFHTRDRGEWQQGELRILGRLDNLFFSGGEGIQPEDIERILLQYPGVQQAFVVPAADTEFGHRPVAVIDADETVNEAALADWLAPQLAIFQRPVAFYRLPEALKGEGIKVSRRRVIDFVANI, encoded by the coding sequence ATGGCGCAGCTGAATGATTGGCTGGGTCAGCATTCATCTCCATGGCGGCATTGGGCCAATCTACAGCCCCACGCGATAGCTATTCGTGCGGGGTCGCAACCGATCAGTTGGCAACAACTGGTGGCTGATATTGATGATCTGGCATCCGGTTTTCAGCAACAAGGCGTCACCCCCGGCAGTGGGGTGGTGCTGCGCGGTAAAAACAGTTATTCGCTGTTGCTGGCCTATCTGGCCGCATTGCAGTGCGCCGCCCGTGTGCTGCCGCTCAATCCGCAACTGCCCGACGCGCTGCTGGCACAGCTTCTACCTCAGCTAAATATCGATTTTATGCTGAATCTGGCCGCCCCCTTACCGCCGCACTGCGCTTTTCCCCCACTGGCACTGAGCAGGGATAATCCGACAGCGCTCACGTCAACATGGGATAACCAACGGCTGGCGACCCTGACCCTCACCTCCGGCTCATCGGGCTTGCCCAAAGCGGCAGTGCATACCGTGGCTGCCCATTTAGCCAGTGCGGATGGCGTGTTACAGCTGATGAGTTTCGGCGCAACAGATAGCTGGTTGTTATCGTTACCGCTGTTTCATGTCTCAGGCCAGGGTATTGTCTGGCGCTGGTTAAGTGTCGGTGCCACCTTGGCGGTGCAAGAGGGGGTGCCGCTGGCGGAAGCATTAACCGGATGCAGCCACGCCTCGCTGGTCCCCACCCAGTTATGGCGATTATTGGCAAGTGAGGGCGCGAGATTAACCCTGAAAGAGGTGCTGTTGGGCGGGGCGATGATCCCAACTGAGCTGACAGAAAAGGCGGAGGCTCGTGGTATCCGCTGCTGGTGCGGTTATGGCTTGACTGAAGCTGCGTCAACAGTGTGTGCCAAACGCGCTGATGACCTGCCCGGTGTCGGTGTGGCACTCGCGCGCCGTGAGGTCAAATTGGTGGAGAGTGAAGTGTGGGTAAAAGCGGATTGCCTCGCGGCGGGCTATTGGCAGCAGGGGCAGTTACGACCCATATGCGATGATGATGGTTGGTTCCATACCCGCGACCGTGGTGAATGGCAGCAAGGCGAGCTGCGTATTCTCGGGCGGCTCGATAATCTCTTTTTCAGTGGTGGCGAGGGGATTCAGCCGGAGGATATCGAGCGGATTTTGTTGCAGTATCCAGGAGTGCAGCAAGCATTTGTTGTCCCGGCTGCTGACACTGAATTCGGCCACCGCCCAGTGGCGGTTATCGACGCGGATGAAACCGTAAACGAGGCGGCATTAGCGGATTGGTTAGCGCCACAACTGGCAATATTCCAACGGCCCGTGGCGTTTTATCGTCTGCCGGAAGCGCTCAAAGGGGAGGGGATTAAGGTATCGAGGCGGCGAGTTATTGATTTTGTGGCAAATATTTAA
- a CDS encoding catalase — MSKKKGLTTAAGAPVVDNNNVVTAGRRGPMLLQDVWFLEKLAHFDREVIPERRMHAKGSGAYGTFTVTHDITQYTRAKIFAEIGKQTEMFVRFSTVAGERGAADAERDIRGFAMKYYTEEGNWDLVGNDTPVFYLRDPLKFPDLNHVVKRDPRTNLRNPTYKWDFFSQLPESLHQLTIDFSDRGLPKSYRHMHGFGSHTFSFINANNERFWVKFHFRCQQGIENLMDDEAEKLVGSDRESSQRDLYEAIERGDFPRWKLQIQVMPEHEASQTPYNPFDLTKVWPHGDYPLIDVGFFELNRNPENYFAEVEQSSFNPANVVPGVSFSPDRMLQGRLFSYGDAARYRLGVNHHQIPVNSAKCPFHNYHRDGAMRVDGNSGNTATYGPNSFGLFQEQPDFSEPPLTLEGAADHWNHREDTDYFSQPRALFNLLSAEEHQRMFARIAGELSQVPEEIQRRQVALFSQVHPDYGDGVRKALGLN, encoded by the coding sequence ATGAGCAAAAAGAAAGGATTAACCACTGCGGCGGGCGCGCCCGTTGTTGATAATAATAATGTTGTTACTGCTGGCCGACGTGGCCCGATGCTACTGCAAGATGTGTGGTTCTTGGAAAAACTGGCCCATTTCGATCGTGAAGTGATCCCTGAGCGCCGTATGCATGCCAAAGGCTCCGGTGCTTACGGCACATTTACTGTCACCCACGATATTACCCAATATACCCGCGCAAAAATTTTCGCTGAGATTGGCAAGCAAACCGAGATGTTTGTCCGCTTCTCAACGGTAGCTGGTGAGCGTGGTGCCGCCGATGCTGAACGTGATATTCGTGGCTTCGCCATGAAATATTATACTGAGGAGGGGAACTGGGATTTGGTCGGCAATGACACCCCGGTGTTCTATTTACGCGACCCGCTGAAATTCCCTGACCTGAACCACGTCGTTAAACGTGATCCGCGCACCAACCTGCGTAACCCTACCTATAAGTGGGATTTCTTCTCCCAATTGCCCGAGTCGCTACATCAGCTTACGATCGATTTCAGCGACCGTGGCCTGCCAAAATCATATCGTCATATGCACGGCTTCGGCAGCCATACCTTCAGCTTTATCAATGCTAACAATGAGCGTTTTTGGGTTAAATTCCATTTCCGCTGCCAGCAAGGCATTGAAAATCTTATGGATGACGAGGCTGAAAAACTGGTCGGGAGTGACCGAGAAAGTTCTCAGCGTGATCTGTACGAAGCCATCGAGCGCGGTGATTTCCCGCGCTGGAAGCTACAAATTCAGGTGATGCCAGAACATGAAGCCTCCCAAACTCCGTATAACCCATTCGATCTGACCAAAGTGTGGCCACACGGTGATTACCCGCTGATTGACGTCGGTTTCTTCGAGCTAAACCGCAACCCGGAAAACTACTTTGCCGAAGTTGAGCAATCTTCATTCAACCCCGCCAACGTGGTGCCCGGCGTGAGTTTCTCCCCTGACCGCATGTTACAAGGCCGTCTGTTCTCTTACGGTGATGCTGCGCGTTATCGTTTAGGGGTGAACCATCATCAGATCCCGGTGAACAGTGCTAAATGCCCGTTCCATAATTATCATCGTGACGGTGCAATGCGCGTTGATGGTAACAGCGGCAATACAGCCACTTACGGGCCAAACAGTTTTGGTCTGTTCCAAGAACAACCTGATTTCAGCGAGCCACCATTAACACTGGAAGGTGCGGCTGATCACTGGAATCACCGCGAAGATACCGATTACTTTTCCCAGCCACGGGCGCTGTTTAATTTGCTGAGTGCTGAAGAGCATCAGCGGATGTTTGCCCGTATTGCGGGTGAACTGTCACAGGTTCCGGAGGAGATTCAGCGCCGTCAGGTGGCGTTGTTTAGTCAAGTGCATCCAGATTATGGTGATGGGGTGAGGAAGGCGCTTGGATTAAATTAA
- a CDS encoding YfaZ family protein, producing MNKHLIACAASLLFVAGSASAVSFNAETGRDYTNLGFGMGTNTGGLAISGNWARSDHDGDIYGLGLGFNLPLGPLMATVGGKGIYMSPEDGSSGGAVAIGGGLTYPINKSFTLYGEGYFAPEELTSGMKSYSEANGGLRWNVFRPLTVDVGYRYINMEGKEGKRDNRVADGVYIGAGLNF from the coding sequence ATGAATAAGCATTTGATCGCGTGTGCAGCGAGCCTGTTGTTTGTGGCCGGTTCTGCCAGCGCAGTGAGTTTTAACGCCGAAACTGGGCGTGATTACACCAACTTAGGGTTTGGTATGGGCACCAACACCGGCGGATTAGCGATCAGTGGTAACTGGGCGCGCAGTGATCACGACGGTGATATCTATGGGCTGGGGCTGGGTTTCAATCTCCCGCTGGGTCCGCTGATGGCAACCGTAGGCGGTAAAGGCATCTATATGTCACCGGAAGACGGTAGCAGTGGCGGTGCGGTGGCGATTGGTGGCGGGTTAACTTACCCCATCAACAAATCATTCACCCTGTACGGTGAGGGCTATTTTGCCCCTGAAGAGCTGACCAGCGGCATGAAATCTTATAGCGAAGCCAACGGCGGCCTGCGCTGGAATGTCTTCCGCCCACTGACCGTGGATGTCGGCTATCGTTACATCAATATGGAAGGTAAAGAAGGGAAGCGGGATAATCGCGTAGCGGATGGGGTGTATATCGGCGCGGGTTTGAATTTCTAA
- the tyrP gene encoding tyrosine transporter TyrP: MKNRTLGSIFIVAGTTIGAGMLAMPLAAAGVGFAVTLALLISLWVLMCYTALLLVEVYQHEAADTGLGTLAKRYLGHRGQWLTGFSMMFLMYALTAAYISGAGELLATSISQWTQQSFPTSLGVLLFTLVAGGVVCIGTHSVDLFNRILFSAKIIFLIVMLALMMPHIEKTNLLTLPLEQGLALSAIPVIFTSFGFHGSVPSIVNYMGGNIRKLRWVFIIGSAIPLIAYIFWQLTTLGAISSQTFVGILAQQAGLNGLLQAVRDVVASPHVELAVHLFADLALATSFLGVALGLFDYLADLFKRRNSVRGRLQTGAITFTPPLLFALFYPRGFIMALGFAAVALSVLALILPAMLAWKARNIHQGSYRVWGGKPALAAVFACGVVVIGIQVGIVTGVLPAVG; encoded by the coding sequence GTGAAGAATCGCACTCTGGGCAGTATATTTATCGTTGCAGGGACCACTATTGGTGCAGGCATGTTGGCAATGCCACTGGCGGCGGCCGGGGTGGGTTTTGCTGTCACCCTTGCCTTGCTAATTTCCCTTTGGGTATTAATGTGTTACACCGCCCTGCTGTTAGTTGAGGTTTATCAACACGAAGCGGCAGATACCGGACTGGGAACCTTAGCTAAGCGCTATCTGGGTCATCGGGGGCAATGGCTCACTGGTTTTAGCATGATGTTTTTGATGTATGCGCTGACTGCGGCTTATATCAGCGGAGCTGGCGAGTTGCTCGCCACCAGTATCAGCCAATGGACCCAACAGTCGTTTCCCACTTCCCTTGGCGTATTGCTGTTCACGTTAGTTGCCGGTGGTGTCGTTTGTATCGGCACCCATTCAGTCGATCTATTCAATCGCATCTTATTTAGTGCCAAAATTATCTTTTTAATTGTGATGCTGGCACTGATGATGCCGCATATCGAAAAAACCAACTTATTGACGTTACCACTGGAACAGGGGCTGGCGCTCTCTGCGATTCCGGTGATTTTCACCTCATTTGGCTTCCACGGCAGTGTGCCGAGCATCGTCAATTATATGGGTGGCAATATTCGTAAGCTGCGTTGGGTATTTATTATCGGCAGTGCTATTCCGCTGATTGCTTATATCTTCTGGCAGTTGACCACTCTCGGGGCTATTTCGTCCCAGACTTTTGTCGGTATTCTGGCGCAACAAGCCGGATTGAATGGTTTATTACAAGCGGTGCGCGATGTTGTCGCCTCACCGCACGTGGAACTGGCGGTCCATCTGTTTGCTGACTTAGCGCTGGCCACCTCCTTCCTCGGGGTGGCGTTAGGGCTGTTTGATTATCTGGCCGATCTGTTTAAGCGCCGTAATTCAGTCCGTGGCCGCCTGCAAACTGGCGCAATTACCTTTACGCCACCTTTGCTGTTCGCGCTATTTTACCCTCGAGGTTTTATTATGGCGCTGGGTTTTGCCGCCGTCGCATTGTCGGTATTGGCCTTAATTCTGCCTGCCATGCTGGCGTGGAAAGCGCGTAATATCCATCAGGGAAGCTATCGGGTTTGGGGTGGGAAACCCGCACTGGCGGCGGTATTTGCCTGCGGCGTGGTGGTGATTGGTATTCAGGTAGGGATTGTCACAGGCGTATTACCCGCCGTCGGATAA